One part of the Glycine soja cultivar W05 chromosome 11, ASM419377v2, whole genome shotgun sequence genome encodes these proteins:
- the LOC114376555 gene encoding G-type lectin S-receptor-like serine/threonine-protein kinase SD1-1 isoform X1: MARTFWGDQIEGNTRRVVGTYGYMASEYAIYGLFSVKSDVFSFGVLMLEIVSGKKNRGFSHSNNGINLIGQGWRFWRESRPLDLIDSCMENSSVLLEALCCIHIGLLCVQQNPEDRPSMSTVVVMLSSESALPQPKEPPFFLKNDKFCLEADSSTKHKFSSTNDISVTMLEPR; encoded by the exons ATGGCTAGAACTTTTTGGGGAGATCAGATCGAAGGAAACACAAGGAGGGTGGTAGGAACATA CGGTTATATGGCATCTGAATATGCCATTTATGGTCTATTCTCAGTGAAATCTGATGTCTTCAGCTTTGGTGTACTAATGCTGGAGATAGTAAGTGGAAAGAAGAATAGGGGATTTTCCCATTCAAACAACGGCATAAACCTTATTGGACAA GGATGGAGATTTTGGAGAGAAAGCAGACCTCTGGACTTGATTGATTCATGCATGGAGAATTCATCGGTTCTATTGGAAGCATTGTGTTGCATCCATATTGGTCTTCTATGTGTCCAACAGAATCCTGAGGATAGACCAAGTATGTCAACTGTGGTAGTGATGTTGAGCAGTGAGAGTGCCTTGCCTCAACCTAAGGAGCCTCCTTTCTTTTTGAAGAATGACAAATTTTGTCTTGAAGCAGATTCCTCTACCAAGCACAAGTTTTCTTCCACCAATGATATAAGTGTTACCATGTTAGAGCCTCGGTAG
- the LOC114376550 gene encoding G-type lectin S-receptor-like serine/threonine-protein kinase At4g27290, translating into MEGFTLLLFCLALLNSIAAATVRETISTLQSINDDQIIVSPGKTYALGFFSPGNSKNRYVGIWYNEIPTQTVVWVANRDNPLADSSGVLKLNETGALVLLNHNKSVVWSSNASKPARYPVAKLLDSGNLVVQDGNDTSETKDLLWQSFDYPGDTILPGQKFGRNLVTGLNRFMSSWNSTDDPSQGEYSYQIDISGYPQLVLREGAFKRYRFGSWNGIQFSGAPQLKQNNFTRFSFVSDEEELYFRFEQTNKFVFHRMQLSTDGYILGDYWNTEEKVWSLHGKIPVDDCDYYDKCGAYASCNINNVPPCNCLDGFVPKTDDIYGGCVRRTSLSCHGDGFLKLSGLKLPDTERSWFNRSISLEDCRTLCMNNCSCTAYAALDVSKGPTGCLLWFDDLVDIRDFTDVDEDIYIRVAGTEIEAIEGKQLHKSNIRKPQTVFISCVLFIAILILCLTFIIYRRWKTRQKGGKMKDKLERDASVIYEHEKDDLELPMFEWSTITCATNNFSPDNKLGEGGFGSVYKGILDDGGEIAVKRLSKNSSQGLQEFKNEVMHIAKLQHRNLVRLLGYCIQAEERLLVYEFMANKSLDSFIFDENKSMLLDWPRRSLIINGVARGLLYLHQDSRHRIVHRDLKAGNVLLDSEMNPKISDFGLARSFGGNEIEATTKHVVGTYGYLPPEYIIDGAYSTKSDVFSFGVLILEIVSGKRNKGFCHQDNLLAHVWRLFTEGKCSEIVDATIIDSLNLPEVLRTIHVGLLCVQLSPDDRPNMSSVVLMLSSESELPQPNLPGFFTSTSMAGDSSSSSSYKQYTNNDMTVSIMSAR; encoded by the exons ATGGAAGGTTTTACCTTGCTTCTGTTCTGCCTTGCCTTGCTGAATAGTATAGCAGCTGCCACTGTGAGAGAAACTATTAGCACATTGCAATCAATCAATGATGACCAGATCATAGTTTCACCTGGCAAAACCTATGCACTTGGATTCTTCAGTCCAGGCAATTCGAAGAACCGTTACGTGGGAATTTGGTATAATGAGATCCCAACACAGACTGTAGTATGGGTTGCCAACAGAGACAACCCTCTTGCAGACTCATCAGGGGTTTTGAAGCTCAATGAAACTGGAGCTCTAGTCCTTCTCAACCATAACAAGAGCGTTGTCTGGTCTTCCAACGCATCGAAGCCAGCGCGGTATCCGGTTGCGAAGCTTTTGGATTCTGGAAATCTCGTTGTGCAGGACGGAAACGACACCAGTGAAACAAAAGATTTATTGTGGCAAAGTTTTGATTATCCGGGGGACACGATCTTGCCGGGACAGAAGTTTGGAAGAAATCTAGTTACGGGCCTGAATCGATTCATGTCATCATGGAACAGCACTGATGATCCATCACAAGGGGAATATAGTTATCAAATTGATATTAGCGGATATCCGCAGCTCGTTTTAAGAGAAGGCGCTTTCAAAAGATATCGTTTTGGATCGTGGAATGGTATTCAGTTTAGTGGGGCACCTCAGCTGaagcaaaataattttactagATTTAGTTTTGTTTCTGATGAGGAAGAGTTGTATTTTAGATTTGAGCAGACCAACAAGTTCGTTTTTCATAGGATGCAGTTATCAACAGATGGATATATCCTGGGGGATTATTGGAATACTGAAGAAAAAGTTTGGAGCTTGCATGGGAAAATTCCTGTGGATGACTGTGATTACTATGACAAATGTGGAGCCTATGCTAGCTGTAATATAAACAATGTCCCTCCGTGTAATTGCTTGGACGGATTCGTACCCAAAACGGATGATATATACGGTGGTTGTGTCAGGAGAACTTCACTTAGTTGTCATGGAGACGGGTTTTTGAAGCTTTCAGGGTTGAAACTACCAGACACAGAGAGATCCTGGTTTAATAGAAGTATTAGCCTTGAGGATTGCAGGACATTGTGCATGAACAATTGCTCCTGTACAGCTTATGCAGCCTTGGATGTCAGTAAAGGGCCAACTGGGTGTTTACTCTGGTTTGATGATCTGGTTGACATAAGAGATTTCACTGATGTTgatgaagatatatatataagggTGGCTGGGACAGAAATAG AAGCTATTGAAGGAAAGCAATTACATAAATCCAACATCCGGAAGCCACAGACTGTTTTCATAAGTTGTGTGTTGTTTATTGCAATTTTAATCTTATGCTTAACCTTCATCATTTATAGACGGTGGAAGACACGGCAGAAAGGAG GAAAGATGAAAGACAAACTAGAAAGGGATGCAAGTGTAATATATGAGCACGAGAAGGATGACCTAGAGTTACCCATGTTTGAATGGTCTACAATTACTTGTGCAACCAATAACTTTTCACCTGACAACAAACTAGGGGAAGGTGGTTTTGGATCAGTTTATAAG GGTATCCTGGACGATGGAGGAGAAATAGCTGTCAAGAGGCTCTCAAAGAATTCGAGCCAAGGACTACAAGAGTTCAAAAATGAAGTTATGCATATTGCAAAGCTTCAGCACAGGAATTTAGTGAGGCTACTAGGGTATTGCATTCAAGCAGAAGAAAGACTGCTTGTTTATGAATTTATGGCCAACAAAAGCTTGGATTCCTTCATATTTG ATGAAAACAAGAGCATGTTACTAGATTGGCCAAGGCGGTCGCTAATTATCAATGGGGTTGCTCGGGGTCTTCTTTATCTTCATCAAGATTCAAGGCATAGAATAGTTCACAGAGATCTCAAAGCCGGGAATGTTTTGTTAGATAGTGAAATGAACCCAAAGATCTCGGACTTTGGACTGGCTAGAAGCTTTGGAGGAAACGAAATCGAAGCAACTACAAAGCATGTAGTTGGAACCTA TGGCTATCTGCCTCCAGAGTATATAATTGATGGAGCTTATTCAACAAAGTCAGATGTTTTCAGCTTCGGCGTGTTGATATTGGAGATAGTGAGTGGGAAGAGAAATAAAGGGTTCTGTCATCAAGATAATCTTCTGGCACAT GTATGGAGGCTATTTACTGAAGGCAAATGCTCTGAAATAGTTGATGCAACAATAATAGACTCACTCAATTTACCTGAAGTGCTAAGAACAATTCACGTGGGACTACTGTGTGTGCAACTAAGTCCAGACGACAGGCCGAACATGTCATCTGTGGTTCTGATGCTGAGCAGTGAATCTGAACTGCCTCAGCCAAACTTGCCTGGATTCTTTACAAGTACAAGTATGGCTGGCGATAGTTCTTCATCAAGCAGTTATAAACAATACACAAATAATGACATGACAGTAAGCATAATGTCTGCTAGATAG
- the LOC114376552 gene encoding F-box protein At1g80960-like, whose protein sequence is MVGTEAAEKMSVNEEKDLISTLPDSVLVSIISLLPCNEGVRTCVLSNRWKTMWKHVPHLSLDQSKMLKLLIRAYLRGLYLSTRLEMAYNRRRGDQEKDFEDLDEIAKAEVLIDSVLDSHVVSLESCTIRHLPESCASGKAVMWIEKLLKQNKVKKLSMERDDTDYLGSEESLPRVLRYHGRTLDLPFKIFSGFEALELKNYFLKTSPSSNDSCQVLTTLAFRNMSVKKDAWEGILSCCLCLENLTLENVTHDNCKLMREVTINSPRLKFLRICRMQMNGFKVSAVNLEVFEIDTVVCMPKRLLTFEIPKVHLLRSRSDLKIRGQYICWVGSKLLQSRNILHTSSQSHQGTTSSFAGIFENLATLCIDFDLKTVKNAITLFSALKACPKLQNLEINSEINDNAVDYYDQHDEDDAMEYYRRKEPCECIDQQLKTLSIMGFAGKKTEVEFLKYVITNGEVMKKITIWFVDDCSWIHAAETGCLLSFQTASPNLSIILNPGPFYMANVGGNFETWLSTLRE, encoded by the exons ATGGTGGGAACAGAGGCAGCAGAAAAAATGAGTGTCAATGAAGAAAAAGATTTGATTAGCACTCTTCCTGATTCAGTTCTTGTCTCTATCATTTCTCTCCTTCCCTGCAACGAAGGCGTGAGAACCTGTGTTCTTTCCAACCGATGGAAAACCATGTGGAAACATGTTCCTCACCTTAGCTTGGATCAGAGCAAAATGTTGAAGCTTTTGATCCGAGCTTATCTTCGCGGGCTATACCTTAGCACGCGTCTTGAAATGGCTTATAATCGTCGTAGGggagatcaagaaaaagattttGAAGACTTGGATGAAATTGCTAAAGCAGAGGTGTTGATTGATTCAGTGTTGGATTCACACGTTGTTTCTTTGGAAAGTTGTACTATTCGGCACCTGCCAGAAAGTTGTGCTAGTGGCAAAGCTGTTATGTGGATCGAGAAACTCCTTAAGCAAAATAAGGTGAAGAAGCTTTCAATGGAGCGAGATGACACTGATTATTTGGGCTCTGAGGAAAGTTTGCCACGGGTTCTGAGATATCATGGAAGGACTCTAGACTTGCCTTTTAAGATTTTCTCAGGCTTTGAGGCACTTGAGTTGAAGAACTATTTTCTCAAGACTTCGCCCTCGAGTAATGATTCTTGCCAGGTTCTTACAACTTTAGCCTTTAGGAACATGAGTGTTAAGAAGGATGCTTGGGAAGGGATTTTGTCTTGTTGCCTGTGTCTTGAAAATTTAACACTTGAAAATGTAACACATGATAACTGCAAGTTGATGAGAGAGGTTACTATCAATAGTCCAAGACTCAAATTTCTCAGAATTTGTAGAATGCAGATGAATGGGTTTAAGGTTTCTGCTGTGAACCTTGAGGTCTTTGAGATTGATACTGTTGTTTGTATGCCGAAAAGACTACTTACTTTTGAAATCCCAAAGGTTCATCTGCTTCGATCTCGCTCTGATTTGAAAATTAGAGGGCAATATATTTGTTGGGTTGGGAGCAAACTGTTGCAGTCGAGAAATATTCTACACACTAGCAGCCAG AGTCATCAAGGAACAACTTCGAGCTTTGCTGGAATATTTGAGAACCTGGCTACTCTAtgtattgattttgatttgaaaacAGTAAAAAATGCCATAACCCTCTTTTCAGCTCTTAAGGCATGCCCAAAGTTGCAAAATCTTGAAATTAATAGCGAG ATTAATGACAACGCAGTGGATTACTATGATCAACATGATGAGGATGATGCAATGGAATACTACCGTAGAAAGGAGCCATGTGAGTGCATCGATCAACAACTAAAGACCCTTAGCATAATGGGATTTGCAGGAAAAAAAACTGAGGTGGAATTCCTTAAATATGTAATAACAAATGGTGAAGTAATGAAGAAGATTACAATTTGGTTTGTTGATGATTGCTCATGGATTCATGCCGCTGAAACTGGATGTTTGCTATCATTTCAGACAGCCTCTCCAAACTTGTCCATCATTCTCAATCCTGGGCCATTTTACATGGCAAATGTGGGTGGGAACTTTGAAACATGGCTCTCAACTCTAAGGGAGTAG
- the LOC114373350 gene encoding G-type lectin S-receptor-like serine/threonine-protein kinase At4g27290 — protein MRRVSAWKNWDDSSPGDFTWGISLEGFPQVIMWKGSKEFYHGGHWSGLGFSGALELKANPVFEFKFVSNEDEVYYTYSLRNESLVSRIVMNQTISTRQRYIWIEKAQSWRLYASVPRDNLGLDRPGNWDIMDWTQGCFLTEKWNCEERRKHGFAKLSGLKAPDTSHSWVNESMSLNECREKGLENCSCKAYANSDVRGGGSGCLMRFGDLWDIRVFGWWSGSIC, from the exons ATGCGACGCGTATCAGCTTGGAAGAACTGGGATGATTCATCACCTGGGGATTTTACTTGGGGTATATCTCTTGAAGGATTTCCTCAAGTGATTATGTGGAAGGGATCAAAGGAGTTTTATCATGGCGGTCATTGGAGTGGTCTTGGATTCAGTGGTGCCCTGGAATTGAAGGCGAATCCAGTTTTCGAGTTCAAGTTTGTTTCCAACGAGGATGAGGTGTACTACACATACAGCCTCAGGAATGAGTCTTTGGTTTCAAGGATTGTTATGAACCAAACCATTTCCACTCGCCAAAGGTACATATGGATTGAGAAGGCTCAAAGTTGGAGGCTTTATGCATCTGTGCCTAGAGATAACT TGGGTTTAGACCGACCGGGGAACTGGGACATTATGGACTGGACTCAAGGGTGTTTTCTCACTGAAAAATGGAACTGTGAGGAAAGGAGGAAACATGGGTTTGCCAAACTTAGTGGCCTGAAAGCTCCAGATACTTCACATTCTTGGGTCAATGAGAGTATGAGTCTCAATGAGTGCAGGGAAAAAGGCTTGGAGAATTGCTCATGTAAAGCATATGCAAATTCAGATGTTAGAGGAGGAGGGAGTGGTTGTTTGATGAGGTTTGGTGATCTCTGGGATATAAGAGTTTTTGGGTGGTGGTCGGGATCTATATGTTAG
- the LOC114376557 gene encoding calcium-binding protein PBP1-like: protein MAAQENNFQDYLPVMANKLGGDGLIDELCNGFNLLKDSDKGVITFESLKRNSYLLGLQGLSDEDLRSMVLEGDFDGDGALNQMEFCVLMFRLSPELMEGSKMWLEQVLQQELKDYF, encoded by the coding sequence ATGGCTGCACAAGAAAACAACTTCCAAGACTACTTGCCTGTGATGGCCAACAAGCTTGGTGGGGATGGCCTAATTGATGAACTGTGCAATGGGTTCAATCTTTTGAAGGATTCTGATAAAGGGGTCATCACTTTTGAGAGCCTCAAGAGGAATTCTTACTTGCTTGGTCTTCAGGGTCTCAGTGATGAGGATCTTCGCTCCATGGTTTTGGAAGGTGACTTTGATGGTGACGGTGCACTCAACCAGATGGAGTTCTGTGTCTTGATGTTCAGACTCAGCCCTGAATTGATGGAGGGCTCAAAGATGTGGCTTGAACAAGTCCTTCAACAAGAGCTTAAAGATTATTTctaa
- the LOC114376554 gene encoding unknown seed protein USP-like isoform X1, whose amino-acid sequence MELRCLLFSISVLFALGLARESHAQSSIPDEDFWHAVWPNTSIPSALRELLKHGREGVEIDNLPMQIDDTQYPKTFFYEQDLHPGKTMNVQFSKSPFTQPFTILTWLKGLKIKDIDKEGYTFDELCIKTKPNGAEHKFCAKSLETLIGFAISKLGKNIQVLSSSFVNKQELYKVEGVQNLGDKAVMCHRLNFRTVAFYCHEVRGTTAFMVPLVAGDGTKTQALAVCHSDTSGMNRHILHQTMGVDPGTNTVCHFLGSKAILWVPNLAMDTAYQTNIVV is encoded by the exons CTTGGTCTTGCAAGAGAAAGCCATGCCCAATCATCAATACCAGACGAAGATTTTTGGCATGCTGTTTGGCCAAACACTTCCATTCCCAGTGCATTGCGAGAGCTTCTAAAGCATGGCCGTGAAG GTGTTGAAATTGATAATCTCCCCATGCAAATTGATGATACGCAGTACCCAAAAACCTTCTTCTATGAACAAGACCTTCATCCTGGCAAAACAATGAATGTACAATTCAGCAAAAGTCCCTTTACACAACCTTTTACAATATTGACATGGTTAAAGGGCTTGAAAATTAAAGACATTGATAAAGAAGGATATACTTTTGATGAGCTATGCATCAAGACAAAACCTAATGGAGCAGAGCACAAGTTTTGTGCAAAATCCTTGGAAACATTAATCGGTTTTGCAATTTCAAAGCTGGGAAAGAACATTCAAGTACTTTCAAGTTCCTTTGTGAATAAGCAAGAGCTATACAAAGTGGAAGGAGTGCAAAATCTTGGAGACAAAGCAGTGATGTGTCATAGGCTCAATTTCAGAACGGTGGCATTTTATTGCCATGAAGTTCGTGGAACAACAGCTTTCATGGTTCCATTGGTTGCTGGCGATGGAACCAAAACTCAGGCACTTGCTGTTTGTCACTCAGATACTTCTGGCATGAATCGTCACATTCTTCATCAAACTATGGGAGTTGATCCTGGAACTAACACTGTTTGTCATTTCCTTGGAAGCAAGGCCATTTTATGGGTACCAAATTTAGCTATGGACACTGCCTATCAGACTAACATTGTTGTTTAG
- the LOC114376554 gene encoding unknown seed protein USP-like isoform X2, giving the protein MFYQLGLARESHAQSSIPDEDFWHAVWPNTSIPSALRELLKHGREGVEIDNLPMQIDDTQYPKTFFYEQDLHPGKTMNVQFSKSPFTQPFTILTWLKGLKIKDIDKEGYTFDELCIKTKPNGAEHKFCAKSLETLIGFAISKLGKNIQVLSSSFVNKQELYKVEGVQNLGDKAVMCHRLNFRTVAFYCHEVRGTTAFMVPLVAGDGTKTQALAVCHSDTSGMNRHILHQTMGVDPGTNTVCHFLGSKAILWVPNLAMDTAYQTNIVV; this is encoded by the exons CTTGGTCTTGCAAGAGAAAGCCATGCCCAATCATCAATACCAGACGAAGATTTTTGGCATGCTGTTTGGCCAAACACTTCCATTCCCAGTGCATTGCGAGAGCTTCTAAAGCATGGCCGTGAAG GTGTTGAAATTGATAATCTCCCCATGCAAATTGATGATACGCAGTACCCAAAAACCTTCTTCTATGAACAAGACCTTCATCCTGGCAAAACAATGAATGTACAATTCAGCAAAAGTCCCTTTACACAACCTTTTACAATATTGACATGGTTAAAGGGCTTGAAAATTAAAGACATTGATAAAGAAGGATATACTTTTGATGAGCTATGCATCAAGACAAAACCTAATGGAGCAGAGCACAAGTTTTGTGCAAAATCCTTGGAAACATTAATCGGTTTTGCAATTTCAAAGCTGGGAAAGAACATTCAAGTACTTTCAAGTTCCTTTGTGAATAAGCAAGAGCTATACAAAGTGGAAGGAGTGCAAAATCTTGGAGACAAAGCAGTGATGTGTCATAGGCTCAATTTCAGAACGGTGGCATTTTATTGCCATGAAGTTCGTGGAACAACAGCTTTCATGGTTCCATTGGTTGCTGGCGATGGAACCAAAACTCAGGCACTTGCTGTTTGTCACTCAGATACTTCTGGCATGAATCGTCACATTCTTCATCAAACTATGGGAGTTGATCCTGGAACTAACACTGTTTGTCATTTCCTTGGAAGCAAGGCCATTTTATGGGTACCAAATTTAGCTATGGACACTGCCTATCAGACTAACATTGTTGTTTAG
- the LOC114376555 gene encoding G-type lectin S-receptor-like serine/threonine-protein kinase SD1-1 isoform X2 has protein sequence MKKCRACETGNNLMVENNEENVKEDLELPLVDLAAIVKATDGFSINNKLGEGGFGAVYMGTLDDGHEIAVKRLSQSSGQGFNEFKNEVILIAKLQNRNLVKFLGRCIEGEEKMVIYEYMPNKSLEFFIFDHAKGNVLDWPKRFNIICGIARGLLYLHQDSRLRIIQRP, from the exons atgaaaaagtgCAGAG CATGTGAAACAGGTAACAACTTGATGGTAGAGAACAATGAAGAAAACGTGAAAGAAGACCTTGAACTTCCTTTAGTTGACCTTGCTGCAATTGTCAAAGCTACTGATGGCTTCTCAATTAACAATAAGCTGGGAGAAGGTGGATTTGGGGCTGTATACATG GGTACCCTAGACGATGGACATGAAATTGCTGTGAAGAGGCTCTCACAAAGTTCTGGACAAGGCTTTAATGAATTTAAGAATGAAGTCATATTGATTGCCAAACTTCAGAATCGGAACCTAGTCAAGTTTCTTGGTCGTTGCATTGAAGGAGAGGAGAAGATGGTTATATATGAATACATGCCTAACAAAAGCCTAGAATTCTTTATCTTTG ATCATGCAAAAGGGAACGTTTTAGATTGGCCTAAGCGCTTCAACATTATTTGTGGAATTGCACGAGGACTTCTGTATCTTCATCAAGATTCTAGGTTGAGGATAATACAGAGACCTTAA